A window of Nitrospira sp. genomic DNA:
GAACTGTGTTTCGGCTGCGATCATCGGGTGATCGAAGGATGGGTGCGCGAGGAGAAGCTTCACATCCGACGACGGGGCACCGAGCGCGCCCACGACGCCTGGTACGTGACCGATACGGATCTGCTCCGGTTCATCACTGACCATCCCCTCGCCTTTCCACTCCGCAAGGTCGACCAGTTCTGGTTCATGGATCTCGTGACCGGTGGCGGGCTTGTCCGAAAGGCCCTGCAGGCTGCCTCACAGGATGATGCCGATCAACCGGCCGCCTGACCTGGGGATCTCTTTGGCCGGCCATTCCAGGACATCACTCACCTCTTCTCAGACTCTGTGGAGGCTGTTATGAAATTCATCTGTACCCGCAACATCCTGCTGAGCGCCATCCGGAATCTGCTGAGCCTCACCTCGAACAGATCCACCCTCCCGATCCTTGCCAATGCTCTCCTGGAGACCACTCCCGCGGGCCTCACGGTCTTGGGCACTGACCTCGAAACCGGGTTCCAAGGTACCTATGACCTCACCGTGCAGAAACCCGGACGCGTCACCGTCAACGCCCGTGCCCTCTGCGATGTCATCAAGGAACTCGATCCCGAGCATCCCATCACCTGGCAGGCTGATGAGAAACACGTGATCAAGCTCGTGTCGGGAAACAGCCGCTTCACGCTCCATGGCATGTCCGCAGACGACTATCCTCAGCTCCCTGCCTTTGATGAGCCCGCTCAGTTCAGCATCCCCAGCACCGCTCTCCTCACCTGTCTGCAACAAGTTCTCCCGGCTGTTCCCGATCAGGACCAGCGGTTCGTCCTGCAGTCCGTGCTTATCACCATCAGGACACCCGACTCACCTTCGATCGAAATGGTCGGAACCGACGGGCACCGCTTGGTCATCGCTGAATCAGACGCCGGCACCTGGACCACCTCTGCACCCCAGCAGCTCAACGCCCTCATTCCCAAGAAAGCCGCTCAGCTGTTGGCCGCGTTGCTCGCTCAGGAAGAAACGCTCGATGTCCCCATCGCAATCTCCAAGAAGCTCTTTTGCGTGACCGTCAAGAACGTCATCCTGACGAGCCGCCTGGTCGAAGGGACTTATCCCAATTACCAGCAAGTCATCCCCGTCCTGAACGGCGCGCGCATGGAAATCGACCGCGATCTCTTCGAAGAGGCGCTCCACCGCGTGGCCGTGGTGTCTCGCGACCAGACCCAAGCCGTGCGCTTGGTTCTTACACCTGACACGCTCACCCTCCACGCCCAGAATGTAGACGTGGGGGAAGGAACGGAAAGTATCCCTGCGGTCATCGCCGGCAAGGAATTCAAAACCGGCTTTAACGCCCGCTACCTGCTGGATGCGCTCCGGACATGCCCGGGCAAGCGCCTTCAACTACATATGAAGGAACCGGTCAGTCCCTGCCTCATTGTGAGCCCAGACAGCCATAGCCAGTGGAAGCATGTGATCATGCCGGTCCGCTAATATTATGGAGGCGATGATGCCCGGTCTGGCTCCGTCACCAAACACAGTCTCATGGGGGTGGACTTCATACCGGCGGGCCGGCTGGTTCAATCAGCAAGGCCAGCGGCTGTATGTCGTTCACTTTCAAAGCATCGAGGGTCAAAACGGTTACACCAGGATGACGCTTCACGTCTGGGCTCGCCGGCCTCTGTTGGCCCTCCGGGCTCTGTGCAAGGAGAAGAAAAGCGAGGATGAACTTCTTCGGTACGACTGGGCCGCCATCGATTAGTCCTCCCACAGCATGTCGCCCCAGGCCTCCTCTGATCGTCGTCGTGTCTGTCTTAAGTGGCGATCGGTATCAGTGAAGGCAACACCACTCCTCTCCAACACTGGCCCCACCCCATTCTGCCCATCCAGTAATACTCAAAGAAAGGTCATGTCACATCGATATGCGGCGGGCCACCCCCTCGCTGCCTGCACCTCTGAAAAGGACCATTCTGTACCAGTAAGACTTGCATGGGCCCTGCGCTTGCCCGGGACAACGGCACCAGCTCCTGCGTGGGCTCTCTAAAGGTTAGAGGTCATATGAAAATGCGATCACTTCGAGGGGAAGCACTCACCACGACCAGTGCGAATGCCCAGCAGGCCGCAGACCAGTACATGACCGTACAGCAACTGGCGCAACGCCTGCGGGTCACTCCGGACTACCTGTACAGCGACGTGCTCGGTCAACCCGACGGGATACCTGGAATCAGACTAGGGAAAGGGCGCCGTCCTCGGTGGCGCATCCATCCAAGTGATGTCGCGCAGTGGGAAGAGCGCCAGCGCAGGTCTTATGATTCGGCGCCGCCTTTAACGGCCAGGGCCAAGAAAGTACGGTCTGTTCCAAGACAAGTTGCTTCCAAGGCCAGTTGATCGTGCCAGCTCAGTAGAGGGGATCCATGGGAAGGACATCGGGGGGCGGTACTGTCACCCGCATCGGGGAGAAGCGGTATCTTATCAAGTGGCACCAGGGCCGTGGCCGGCCCAACATCCGCAAGGTCATTCATGGCACGCGGGAGACAGCAGGCCGTGTGCTCCAGACATTGCGCGAACGCTTCTATGGGGGCCTCTTTGGCTGGCCGCAGCAATTGGAGACTAAGGTCAGAGTACTGACCCAACTCGTCGTTGCTGACTACAAGGCCAATAACTACAAGTCCCTGAAGAATGCAGAACAGCTTCATGCCTTCTGGAACACTTTCGCTGGGAATATGCTTGCCGAAACAGTGAGCGCAACGGACCTTCGCAATTGGGCAACGGAGTGGCGGGAGAACGGATTGAGTCCGGCACGTGTCAATAGACGGATATCCTTCTTGCTTCGCGCGTACCGCTTGGGCCTTGCGGGGAGGCCGCCACTCGTGACCTCGGTCCCACAGTGGACCAAATTGAAGGAGTCACCCCCGCGTTCTGGCTACCGCTCGTGGCAGGAATTTGTGAAGGTTAGAGCCTTGCTGCCGCCGCACGCTCGCATCCCGGT
This region includes:
- a CDS encoding helix-turn-helix domain-containing protein produces the protein MKMRSLRGEALTTTSANAQQAADQYMTVQQLAQRLRVTPDYLYSDVLGQPDGIPGIRLGKGRRPRWRIHPSDVAQWEERQRRSYDSAPPLTARAKKVRSVPRQVASKAS
- the dnaN gene encoding DNA polymerase III subunit beta, whose translation is MKFICTRNILLSAIRNLLSLTSNRSTLPILANALLETTPAGLTVLGTDLETGFQGTYDLTVQKPGRVTVNARALCDVIKELDPEHPITWQADEKHVIKLVSGNSRFTLHGMSADDYPQLPAFDEPAQFSIPSTALLTCLQQVLPAVPDQDQRFVLQSVLITIRTPDSPSIEMVGTDGHRLVIAESDAGTWTTSAPQQLNALIPKKAAQLLAALLAQEETLDVPIAISKKLFCVTVKNVILTSRLVEGTYPNYQQVIPVLNGARMEIDRDLFEEALHRVAVVSRDQTQAVRLVLTPDTLTLHAQNVDVGEGTESIPAVIAGKEFKTGFNARYLLDALRTCPGKRLQLHMKEPVSPCLIVSPDSHSQWKHVIMPVR